One genomic segment of Arachis duranensis cultivar V14167 chromosome 4, aradu.V14167.gnm2.J7QH, whole genome shotgun sequence includes these proteins:
- the LOC107484481 gene encoding uncharacterized protein LOC107484481 yields the protein MEYVSKWVEAIAMTTCNAQVVLRLLKKHIFTRYGVPKGLVSDGGSHFCNKQMEKLLHKYGVMYKVATPYHSQTNSQAELANTKLKRILGKTVGATRKDWARKLEELEHKAFWATKLLNLDSQVAGEKRLLQLNELDEFRLEAYENSKIYKEKAKMWLKVFPGKLKSKWTGPYLVTKVFPYGSLELLDEVTMSHFTASGHREKHYLGGQWDKEKEVQNLN from the exons ATGGAGTATgtctcaaagtgggtggaagctataGCCATGACCACGTGTAATGCTCAAGTTGTCCTTCGATTACTAAAGAAGCACATATTCACTAGGTATGGAGTACCTAAGGGTCtggttagtgatggtggcagccatttttgtaacaaacagATGGAGAAACTACTCCACAAATATGGGGTGATGTATAAagtagccacaccatatcacTCACAGACAAATAGCCAAGCAGAGCTTGCAAATACGAAGTTGAAGAGGATTTTGGGGAAGACTGTGGGAGCAACCAGGAAAGATTGGGCCAGAAAACTAGAAG agcttgaacatAAAGCTTTTTGGGCCACTAAACTCCTGAACCTTGATTCTCAAGTGGCAGGGGAGAAGAGGCTGCTACAACTAAATGAGTTggatgagtttaggctagaAGCTTACGAAAATTctaagatatacaaggaaaaagctaagatgtg GCTTAAGGTTTTCCCTGGCAAGCTCAAATCCAAATGGACTGGTCCATATTTGGTGACAAAGGTTTTCCCCTATGGAAGCCTTGAATTGCTAGACGAAGTAACAATGAGTCATTTCACAGCAAGTGGTCATAGGGAAAAGCATTACTTGGGAGGCCAATGGGACAAAGAAAAGGAGGTTCAGAACTTGAATTGA